The proteins below come from a single Lineus longissimus chromosome 5, tnLinLong1.2, whole genome shotgun sequence genomic window:
- the LOC135488809 gene encoding uncharacterized protein LOC135488809 isoform X3, which translates to MEEFDLDIDDRSFRESSIYQAIVGCDRCRLLHCLQRGDDARRRDDEFGTTYLHVLVSNADSVTELKYVPMVYLLSNAGVEVNVSDYRGRTAFEMVLSKMLSDMMIALARVGADFGADDRMLMADAHISFETEMLHWYRKFEPGLWQAVDEGNSVVVARLLNSWCRVRISKNGVSLIRSARENGQNRIAYLLEEQRATMEFVHAALAGDEQRMVDLVDNKNIDIHTRDESYSVNCLSRQPQPRTLRDTVAALGLEHILPFLPEPVNRHDNLVAKIKEIAKDRLCSTETLSLPESDTTSTETLRSQDSGYGREYRNISRLPERLKPVSIGTNMTNGVCSEEIRSAVCTIL; encoded by the coding sequence ATGGAAGAATTCGATTTGGATATTGATGACAGGTCGTTTAGAGAGAGTTCTATTTACCAGGCGATCGTCGGATGTGACAGGTGTCGGCTACTCCATTGCTTACAACGAGGCGATGACGCCAGGAGGCGAGATGACGAATTCGGGACGACGTATCTCCACGTTTTGGTCTCTAACGCCGATTCGGTGACGGAACTTAAGTATGTGCCAATGGTATATCTCCTTTCAAACGCGGGGGTGGAGGTCAATGTTTCAGATTACCGAGGTAGGACAGCCTTTGAGATGGTCCTGTCTAAGATGCTGAGTGACATGATGATTGCCTTGGCGCGCGTCGGGGCGGATTTCGGAGCAGACGATAGAATGCTGATGGCAGACGCTCACATCTCGTTTGAGACAGAAATGCTCCACTGGTACAGGAAGTTTGAGCCGGGGCTTTGGCAGGCTGTTGACGAGGGTAACTCGGTGGTTGTGGCAAGGCTGTTAAATTCTTGGTGCAGGGTAAGGATATCTAAAAATGGCGTGAGTTTGATTCGGTCCGCCAGGGAAAATGGACAAAACAGGATTGCGTATTTGCTGGAGGAGCAAAGGGCCACCATGGAATTTGTCCACGCTGCGCTGGCGGGGGATGAGCAACGAATGGTGGACCTCGTAGACAACAAAAACATTGACATCCACACCAGGGATGAGTCTTATTCTGTGAACTGTCTCAGTCGTCAGCCACAGCCGCGGACTTTGAGGGATACAGTGGCGGCTTTGGGATTGGAACACATCCTACCCTTCCTACCAGAGCCCGTGAACAGACATGACAACTTGGTGGCCAAGATTAAGGAGATTGCCAAAGACAGGTTGTGTAGCACAGAGACGCTCTCTCTACCTGAATCGGATACAACCAGCACGGAGACGCTGCGGTCTCAGGACTCGGGTTATGGTCGGGAGTATCGGAACATCTCAAGGTTACCGGAACGCCTAAAACCCGTTTCTATAGGGACCAATATGACGAATGGAGTTTGCAGTGAAGAGATTCGAAGTGCCGTGTGTACTATTCTGTGA
- the LOC135488809 gene encoding uncharacterized protein LOC135488809 isoform X2 → MKAKQVTVYPADAGEREVAKDYRFSKLYMLMKPLLTIMKLGGVFYENSEISSQVKSNFGKYYCIAIFIFDILNTLRLTSCFWVGSPDYDFAVKVVMYAMLLQLPCYDFVFLRMSRKGTVLTFIEDWDGLQNYKKEYSPVFDYRGALRRGRNILLAFAIIEGVCVIGGAVGVVFFPVMLDFYSPFLAPLSKDFAGANVLLSIWTLLNIFSIVKQVSVVTLLGLLAYTIYRELYIFLKHFKDAISTSGEFTGNFEMFRLWHTKICDLVLTLDDILGGPIFILYATVIPGMCVVIYALMNGTLMAFTVINLILFMSVALAFMIFCLAVGIIWINHPAHLPLEYAYRIDMSRVSQEVANQINVFIGRMNGPSIGLTAMDLFTLDKPMVLTMTPLPTDKGCNLLLNDTLVEMFRNGTLLVCKQLNV, encoded by the exons ATGAAGGCCAAACAAGTAACCGTTTATCCAGCAGATGCAGGAGAGAGGGAAGTGGCAAAAGATTATCGTTTTTCCAAACTTTACATGCTGATGAAACCGTTGTTAACCATAATGAAATTAGGTGGAGTATTTTATGAAAACAGcgaaatatcatcacaagtgAAGTCCAACTTCGGGAAGTACTATTGTATagcaattttcatatttgacaTCCTGAATACCTTGCGTCTCACCAGCTGTTTCTGGGTAGGAAGTCCAGATTACGACTTCGCAGTCAAGGTGGTCATGTACGCCATGCTGTTGCAGCTACCCTGTTACGACTTCGTGTTTCTAAGAATGAGTAGAAAAGGGACTGTTCTTACGTTCATTGAGGACTGGGATGGACTTCAGAACTACAAGAAGGAGTACTCCCCGGTTTTCGACTACCGTGGGGCCCTTCGAAGAGGACGGAATATCTTACTCGCGTTTGCCATCATCGAAGGTGTATGTGTAATTGGGGGTGCTGTTGGAGTCGTTTTTTTCCCGGTCATGCTTGATTTCTATTCACCTTTCCTTGCTCCACTGTCGAAAGATTTTGCAGGTGCCAATGTACTTCTTTCAATTTGGACACTTCTCAATATTTTTAGCATTGTCAAACAGGTTAGTGTGGTGACTCTGCTGGGCTTGTTGGCTTACACGATATACAGGGAACTATACATTTTTCTGAAGCACTTCAAAGACGCCATATCCACGTCTGGGGAATTCACTGGGAACTTTGAAATGTTTCGGCTCTGGCATACCAAGATATGTGACCTCGTCCTCACCTTGGATGACATTCTAGGCGGACCTATCTTCATCCTCTACGCTACTGTCATACCAGGAATGTGCGTTGTAATCTACGCTCTCATGAATGGAACACTGATGGCATTTACTGTCATCAACCTTATCTTATTTATGTCTGTGGCCCTTGCCTTTATGATATTTTGCCTGGCTGTTGGAATCATCTGGATAAACCATCCG GCTCATCTTCCTCTAGAATATGCCTATAGGATCGACATGTCTAGAGTGTCACAGGAGGTGGCCAACCAG ATCAACGTATTCATCGGTCGTATGAATGGCCCGTCCATCGGACTGACTGCCATGGATCTGTTCACATTGGACAAGCCAATGGTGTTGACG ATGACACCTCTACCAACTGACAAAGGATGCAACCTCCTTCTCAACGACACTCTCGTAGAGATGTTCAGAAATGGCACACTACTTGTTTGCAAGCAACTCAATGTGTAG
- the LOC135488809 gene encoding uncharacterized protein LOC135488809 isoform X1 — MKAKQVTVYPADAGEREVAKDYRFSKLYMLMKPLLTIMKLGGVFYENSEISSQVKSNFGKYYCIAIFIFDILNTLRLTSCFWVGSPDYDFAVKVVMYAMLLQLPCYDFVFLRMSRKGTVLTFIEDWDGLQNYKKEYSPVFDYRGALRRGRNILLAFAIIEGVCVIGGAVGVVFFPVMLDFYSPFLAPLSKDFAGANVLLSIWTLLNIFSIVKQVSVVTLLGLLAYTIYRELYIFLKHFKDAISTSGEFTGNFEMFRLWHTKICDLVLTLDDILGGPIFILYATVIPGMCVVIYALMNGTLMAFTVINLILFMSVALAFMIFCLAVGIIWINHPAHLPLEYAYRIDMSRVSQEVANQINVFIGRMNGPSIGLTAMDLFTLDKPMVLTLFGTMVTYSVIVFQMTPLPTDKGCNLLLNDTLVEMFRNGTLLVCKQLNV, encoded by the exons ATGAAGGCCAAACAAGTAACCGTTTATCCAGCAGATGCAGGAGAGAGGGAAGTGGCAAAAGATTATCGTTTTTCCAAACTTTACATGCTGATGAAACCGTTGTTAACCATAATGAAATTAGGTGGAGTATTTTATGAAAACAGcgaaatatcatcacaagtgAAGTCCAACTTCGGGAAGTACTATTGTATagcaattttcatatttgacaTCCTGAATACCTTGCGTCTCACCAGCTGTTTCTGGGTAGGAAGTCCAGATTACGACTTCGCAGTCAAGGTGGTCATGTACGCCATGCTGTTGCAGCTACCCTGTTACGACTTCGTGTTTCTAAGAATGAGTAGAAAAGGGACTGTTCTTACGTTCATTGAGGACTGGGATGGACTTCAGAACTACAAGAAGGAGTACTCCCCGGTTTTCGACTACCGTGGGGCCCTTCGAAGAGGACGGAATATCTTACTCGCGTTTGCCATCATCGAAGGTGTATGTGTAATTGGGGGTGCTGTTGGAGTCGTTTTTTTCCCGGTCATGCTTGATTTCTATTCACCTTTCCTTGCTCCACTGTCGAAAGATTTTGCAGGTGCCAATGTACTTCTTTCAATTTGGACACTTCTCAATATTTTTAGCATTGTCAAACAGGTTAGTGTGGTGACTCTGCTGGGCTTGTTGGCTTACACGATATACAGGGAACTATACATTTTTCTGAAGCACTTCAAAGACGCCATATCCACGTCTGGGGAATTCACTGGGAACTTTGAAATGTTTCGGCTCTGGCATACCAAGATATGTGACCTCGTCCTCACCTTGGATGACATTCTAGGCGGACCTATCTTCATCCTCTACGCTACTGTCATACCAGGAATGTGCGTTGTAATCTACGCTCTCATGAATGGAACACTGATGGCATTTACTGTCATCAACCTTATCTTATTTATGTCTGTGGCCCTTGCCTTTATGATATTTTGCCTGGCTGTTGGAATCATCTGGATAAACCATCCG GCTCATCTTCCTCTAGAATATGCCTATAGGATCGACATGTCTAGAGTGTCACAGGAGGTGGCCAACCAG ATCAACGTATTCATCGGTCGTATGAATGGCCCGTCCATCGGACTGACTGCCATGGATCTGTTCACATTGGACAAGCCAATGGTGTTGACG CTGTTCGGAACAATGGTGACATACTCGGTGATCGTTTTCCAGATGACACCTCTACCAACTGACAAAGGATGCAACCTCCTTCTCAACGACACTCTCGTAGAGATGTTCAGAAATGGCACACTACTTGTTTGCAAGCAACTCAATGTGTAG